Proteins from a single region of Candidatus Rubrimentiphilum sp.:
- the rpoD gene encoding RNA polymerase sigma factor RpoD, with protein MARKKSPSANGTGAVLEAPTTSIEELKKRILERGKKRGSVTLDEINLEVGRLAETREELNEAEIFEELMTDLNAAGIEVVEETEEEKAEADEEAAAEEAVAAGLALDDPVRMYLKEIGRVPLLSMDDEKNLAMKIEAGERELERNGSINSTIVTTGEEAKRQLTEANLRLVVSIAKKYVGRGMLFLDLIQEGNLGLIRAVEKFDYRKGYKFSTYATWWIRQAITRALADQARTIRIPVHMVETINRLIKISRQLLQELGRDPSVEEIAAEMGLTPEKVREVIKISQEPISLETPIGEEEDSHLGDFIEDQEAVAPAEAASVMLLKEKMQDVLQNLTDRERKVLVLRFGLEDGHQRTLEEVGQEFGVTRERIRQIEAKALRKLRHPSRGKALKDYWSNE; from the coding sequence ATGGCACGCAAGAAATCGCCGTCCGCGAACGGCACGGGCGCAGTCCTTGAAGCTCCGACCACATCGATCGAAGAGCTCAAGAAGCGCATACTCGAACGCGGGAAGAAGCGCGGTTCGGTTACGCTTGACGAGATCAATCTCGAGGTTGGCCGCCTGGCGGAGACGCGCGAGGAGCTCAACGAAGCCGAGATCTTTGAAGAATTGATGACGGATCTCAACGCCGCAGGCATCGAGGTCGTCGAGGAAACCGAAGAAGAGAAAGCCGAAGCCGACGAAGAGGCCGCCGCTGAAGAAGCCGTAGCGGCCGGGCTGGCGCTGGACGATCCGGTACGCATGTATCTTAAGGAGATCGGCCGCGTTCCGCTGCTCTCCATGGACGACGAGAAGAATCTCGCGATGAAGATCGAGGCCGGCGAACGCGAACTCGAGCGCAACGGTTCGATCAACTCCACTATCGTCACCACCGGCGAAGAAGCCAAGCGCCAACTGACCGAAGCCAACCTGCGGCTCGTCGTGTCGATCGCGAAGAAGTATGTCGGCCGCGGCATGCTCTTCTTGGACTTGATCCAGGAAGGGAACCTCGGCTTGATTCGCGCGGTCGAAAAATTCGACTACCGTAAAGGCTACAAGTTTTCGACGTACGCCACGTGGTGGATACGTCAGGCGATCACGCGCGCGCTGGCCGATCAGGCGCGCACGATTCGCATTCCCGTGCACATGGTCGAGACGATCAACCGGCTCATTAAGATCTCACGCCAGTTGCTGCAAGAGCTCGGGCGCGATCCATCTGTTGAAGAGATCGCCGCCGAGATGGGCCTCACGCCTGAAAAAGTTCGCGAAGTGATTAAGATCAGCCAAGAGCCTATCTCTCTCGAAACGCCGATCGGCGAAGAGGAAGACTCGCACTTGGGCGACTTCATCGAAGATCAGGAAGCGGTGGCGCCGGCGGAAGCCGCCTCCGTGATGCTGCTCAAAGAAAAAATGCAGGACGTTCTACAAAACTTGACCGACCGCGAACGCAAAGTGCTCGTGCTGCGGTTCGGCTTGGAAGACGGCCATCAACGCACGCTCGAGGAAGTCGGCCAAGAGTTCGGCGTAACGCGCGAACGCATCCGCCAAATCGAAGCCAAAGCGTTACGCAAGCTGCGCCACCCGTCGCGCGGCAAAGCCCTCAAAGACTATTGGTCAAACGAATAA
- a CDS encoding HAD-IIB family hydrolase, with the protein MKKLIVFDLDGTLALSKSAIDDEMAKLITSLLGVAKVAIISGGGYPQFQTQVVAHLPQDDRLKDLSLLPTCGTRFYQYKDGDWKLLYAEDFTDAEKATIISALQKAVAESGFAVQQTWGETIEDRGSQITYSALGQQAPLDAKEKWDPDFSKRKAIKALLDKTLPNFSVHMGGTTSIDVTKPGIDKAYGIRKLRDILGIAISEMLYVGDALFPGGNDYPARETGAVCIQVRDPDESKRVIETVIACLSD; encoded by the coding sequence ATGAAAAAACTTATCGTTTTTGACCTCGACGGAACTTTGGCGCTCAGCAAATCGGCAATCGACGATGAGATGGCAAAGCTTATCACCTCGCTCCTAGGCGTCGCCAAGGTCGCAATCATCTCCGGCGGCGGCTATCCGCAATTCCAGACGCAAGTCGTCGCGCATTTACCTCAGGACGACCGCCTAAAGGACCTATCGCTATTGCCGACGTGCGGCACTAGGTTCTATCAATATAAGGACGGCGATTGGAAACTGCTCTACGCCGAGGATTTCACCGACGCCGAAAAAGCAACGATCATTAGCGCGCTGCAAAAAGCGGTCGCGGAATCCGGCTTCGCCGTTCAGCAGACTTGGGGCGAAACGATCGAAGATCGCGGAAGCCAGATTACGTACTCCGCGCTTGGCCAGCAAGCTCCGCTGGACGCCAAGGAAAAGTGGGATCCGGATTTCTCGAAACGCAAGGCGATCAAAGCGCTGCTCGACAAGACGCTGCCGAATTTCTCCGTGCATATGGGCGGCACAACGTCGATTGACGTCACCAAGCCTGGAATCGATAAAGCCTACGGAATCCGGAAGCTGCGCGACATTCTCGGGATCGCGATTTCGGAGATGCTCTACGTCGGCGACGCCCTGTTTCCGGGCGGCAATGATTATCCGGCGCGTGAAACGGGCGCCGTCTGCATTCAAGTGCGCGATCCGGACGAATCCAAGCGCGTAATTGAGACCGTCATCGCTTGCCTGAGTGACTAG
- a CDS encoding M1 family aminopeptidase: MKNAGRAAVAAILGIVFIAAIAAPPPRVHPRPYGRGQAYYHKTAIAPYRFHNTLIKMSFDFAKGIAYGDVTNVISPKANGLSVVPFNSVGLQFSSVTVNGAPAHYNVANDHLYVNLAQPAKATDTLAIEMKYSVKPVRGIYFIRPDKYYPNYQPEIWSQGESEDNRLWLPTWDEPNQKTPVEQIITVQKGWRVTANGHLKSYTANGSTSTWDWVEPAPLSTYLIAFSAGPYVRFHTVNGTTPVDFFTSQADAQWGSICFGRTNQMVAFFQKIIGVPYPWEKYDQTAVERFTAGGMENASATTQTELAIHPPQYDLERSCDGLVSHELAHQWWGDDVTMADWPNVWINEGYATYFQELWSQHHFGEAQFQYERYHAQQAYFGETRRYWRPIVEYRYANAMDSFDSSGYPRPGQVLHMLRWMYGDAKFFHALHDYLLAYQHKNANTHQFFVAIGKSLGTNLDWFENEWFYRPAYPDFWVKESYDATAQTLTLDVTQKNHDGKPFTMPIDVGVWIAGSTSNALPGGAANVAHFTANANHQVVTIPNVASQPVMVLFDYNNNVLRGLHVDKSIADLGYQALHAPYVGDRLWAVANLGRAKGKDKAAAAGFIRQVVTGDPFYGVRVDALDTESSLDDAETVRLALHDKDPRVVIAAGGVVENLDHPSVPALQNDLKALTTSSNPLIAGAALRGLGATKMAGAYEILVAGLNRHAFREPVAIGALTGLANLGDFRAIPLIKARAAYGVNEAERLEAISSLGTIGKKNPTLVEGTLIALARSDPYFRARSSAIRALGRLNQKSAIPALQFVQTHDTEPGVRNAAWDVIADLKDRGQ, encoded by the coding sequence ATGAAGAATGCCGGACGTGCGGCCGTTGCCGCGATATTGGGAATCGTTTTTATCGCCGCGATTGCGGCGCCGCCACCGAGAGTTCACCCGCGGCCCTACGGCCGGGGGCAGGCCTACTATCACAAGACCGCGATAGCGCCGTATCGCTTCCACAATACGCTCATCAAAATGTCGTTCGACTTTGCAAAGGGCATCGCTTACGGCGATGTGACGAACGTCATCTCGCCCAAAGCGAACGGTTTGAGCGTCGTCCCGTTCAACAGCGTAGGCCTGCAATTTTCAAGCGTAACGGTGAACGGCGCGCCGGCGCATTACAACGTGGCCAACGATCATCTGTACGTCAATCTCGCGCAGCCGGCAAAAGCCACCGATACGCTCGCGATCGAGATGAAGTACAGCGTGAAACCGGTGCGCGGCATCTACTTCATCCGTCCGGACAAGTATTATCCAAATTACCAGCCCGAGATCTGGTCGCAAGGCGAGTCTGAGGATAACCGCCTCTGGCTGCCGACGTGGGATGAGCCCAACCAGAAAACGCCAGTTGAGCAGATCATCACGGTGCAAAAAGGCTGGCGCGTGACGGCCAACGGCCACTTGAAATCCTACACGGCCAACGGCTCGACCAGCACATGGGACTGGGTCGAACCGGCGCCTTTGTCCACGTATCTCATCGCTTTTAGCGCCGGACCGTACGTCCGCTTTCACACCGTAAACGGCACGACGCCGGTGGATTTCTTTACGTCGCAAGCCGACGCGCAGTGGGGCTCGATTTGCTTCGGCCGCACCAATCAAATGGTCGCGTTTTTCCAAAAGATCATCGGCGTTCCGTATCCGTGGGAGAAATACGACCAAACGGCCGTTGAGCGCTTTACCGCCGGCGGCATGGAAAACGCGTCGGCTACGACGCAGACCGAACTTGCCATTCATCCGCCGCAATACGATCTCGAACGCTCGTGTGACGGTCTCGTCTCTCACGAACTCGCGCACCAATGGTGGGGCGATGACGTTACGATGGCGGATTGGCCGAATGTCTGGATCAACGAAGGGTACGCGACATACTTCCAAGAGCTGTGGTCGCAGCATCACTTCGGCGAAGCGCAGTTCCAATACGAGCGCTATCACGCTCAACAGGCGTATTTCGGCGAAACTAGACGCTATTGGCGGCCGATCGTCGAGTACAGGTACGCCAACGCCATGGATTCGTTCGACTCAAGCGGCTATCCGCGGCCCGGACAGGTGCTGCACATGCTGCGCTGGATGTACGGCGACGCCAAATTCTTCCACGCGTTGCACGATTATCTGCTAGCCTACCAGCACAAGAATGCCAACACGCATCAGTTCTTCGTCGCGATCGGAAAATCGCTGGGTACGAACCTCGACTGGTTTGAAAACGAGTGGTTCTACCGTCCGGCGTATCCGGATTTTTGGGTCAAGGAGAGCTATGACGCGACCGCTCAGACGCTCACGCTTGACGTCACCCAGAAGAACCACGACGGTAAACCGTTCACCATGCCGATTGACGTCGGCGTTTGGATCGCAGGCTCGACGAGCAACGCGTTGCCCGGAGGAGCGGCCAACGTCGCGCACTTCACGGCCAACGCCAACCACCAGGTCGTGACCATTCCGAACGTCGCGTCGCAGCCCGTGATGGTGTTATTCGACTACAACAACAACGTGCTGCGCGGCTTGCACGTCGATAAGTCGATCGCGGATTTGGGCTACCAGGCTCTGCATGCGCCGTACGTCGGAGATCGCTTGTGGGCAGTCGCCAACCTAGGCAGAGCAAAAGGCAAAGACAAAGCTGCCGCGGCGGGCTTCATCCGCCAAGTCGTGACCGGCGATCCGTTCTATGGCGTGCGCGTTGATGCGCTCGATACCGAATCGTCGCTCGACGATGCGGAGACAGTGCGCTTGGCTCTGCACGACAAGGATCCGCGTGTGGTCATCGCAGCGGGTGGGGTTGTCGAAAATCTCGACCATCCATCGGTCCCGGCGCTCCAGAATGACCTCAAAGCGCTGACCACTTCGTCAAATCCATTGATCGCGGGCGCGGCGCTGCGCGGGCTCGGCGCGACCAAGATGGCCGGCGCATATGAGATCCTTGTCGCAGGCCTGAACCGGCACGCGTTCCGTGAGCCGGTTGCAATCGGCGCGCTGACCGGGCTTGCGAACCTTGGAGACTTCCGCGCAATTCCGCTCATCAAAGCTCGCGCTGCGTACGGCGTAAATGAAGCCGAGCGCCTCGAGGCTATCTCGTCTCTCGGCACGATCGGCAAGAAGAATCCGACGCTGGTGGAGGGTACGCTTATCGCGCTTGCCAGGAGCGATCCGTATTTCCGTGCACGGTCGTCCGCGATTCGCGCGCTCGGAAGGCTGAATCAGAAATCGGCTATCCCAGCGCTGCAATTCGTACAGACGCACGACACCGAACCGGGCGTACGAAATGCAGCCTGGGACGTAATCGCCGATCTCAAAGACCGCGGTCAGTGA
- the ppdK gene encoding pyruvate, phosphate dikinase: MTVSNALEKPIWFFEEGSAEMRDLLGGKGAGLAEMTRAGLPVPPGFTITTQTCLQYYDLGRREPPGLEDGIKSAMAELERRTGKGFGDPANPLLVSVRSGARASMPGMMDTILNLGLNDITVEGLAKLSGSDRFAWDAYRRFVMMFSSVVLGVEKDLFEERIAERKKKLGVSTDPEIDAKNWRELVAEFNEIVRKHGQREFPQDVQEQLKLAINAVFDSWYSKRATDYRRYNKIPDDWGTAVNVVAMVFGNLGDDSGTGVAFTRDPNTGEKKLFGEYLRNAQGEDVVAGIRTPEKIADLQRSQPAVYDQFVDIADKLERHYRDVQDLEFTIERGTLYMLQTRNAKRTAEAAVRIALDLVREGVIEKREALGRVSAASLDQLFHARIDPKEKYEVACKGLNASPGAAAGQAVFDADTAESWGTAGKAVVLVRVETNPNDVHGMFAARGVLTAKGGATSHAAVVARGMGKPCVAGCEALLIDTAKKRATLGKAAIKQGDWITIDGTTGDVIASELKLIDPPSQLPDWLATFLSWADEERKLEVWANADTPPDAIKARELGATGIGLCRTEHMFMQQERLPIVQEMILSDTPEARAEALAKLLPFQREDFLGILEAMQGLPVTIRLLDPPLHEFLPSLQDLLVETTELRLKKGKKSSKYLKKMAVLKRVQQLHEQNPMLGLRVCRLGILYPEIYAMQVRAIFEAACELKNRGINVRPEVMIPGVGTKEEMQFTGDAARAAAEEVMAERGVKVPYHVGTMIELPRACTVADELAEHAEFFSFGTNDLTQTTYGYSRDDAEASFIPRYLELKILKDDPFQVLDRQGVGSLMQDAVRRGREKQKDMKIGICGEHGGDPSSVAFCHGLGLNYVSCSPYRVPIARLAAAQAALGSLK; encoded by the coding sequence ATGACCGTTTCGAACGCACTGGAAAAACCGATCTGGTTTTTTGAAGAGGGCAGCGCCGAGATGCGCGACTTGCTTGGCGGCAAGGGCGCGGGCCTGGCGGAGATGACGCGCGCCGGGCTGCCGGTGCCGCCGGGCTTTACCATCACCACGCAAACGTGCCTGCAGTACTACGACCTTGGACGCCGCGAGCCGCCGGGTTTGGAAGACGGCATCAAATCGGCGATGGCCGAATTGGAGCGCCGCACCGGCAAAGGTTTTGGCGATCCGGCCAATCCGCTGCTCGTCTCCGTGCGTAGCGGCGCGCGTGCGTCGATGCCAGGCATGATGGACACGATCCTCAATCTCGGCCTCAACGACATTACGGTCGAAGGATTGGCAAAGCTTTCGGGCAGCGACCGTTTTGCGTGGGATGCCTATCGCCGTTTTGTCATGATGTTTTCGAGCGTCGTGCTCGGCGTCGAAAAGGACTTGTTCGAAGAGCGCATTGCGGAACGAAAGAAAAAACTGGGTGTTTCGACCGATCCCGAGATCGACGCGAAGAACTGGCGTGAGCTGGTCGCGGAGTTCAACGAAATCGTTCGCAAGCACGGACAGCGCGAATTCCCGCAGGACGTTCAAGAACAACTGAAGCTTGCGATTAACGCAGTGTTCGATTCCTGGTATTCCAAACGCGCGACCGACTACCGCCGCTACAATAAGATCCCCGACGATTGGGGCACGGCCGTAAACGTAGTGGCCATGGTCTTCGGAAATCTCGGCGACGACTCGGGCACGGGCGTGGCATTTACGCGCGATCCGAACACGGGTGAGAAGAAGCTCTTTGGCGAGTACTTACGCAATGCGCAGGGCGAAGACGTCGTCGCCGGCATCCGGACGCCCGAGAAGATCGCCGACCTCCAACGCTCGCAGCCCGCGGTCTACGACCAATTCGTCGACATCGCCGATAAACTCGAGCGCCACTATCGCGATGTCCAGGATCTTGAATTTACGATCGAGCGCGGCACGCTGTACATGCTGCAGACGCGCAATGCGAAACGCACGGCAGAGGCTGCCGTCCGGATCGCGCTCGACCTCGTGCGGGAAGGCGTAATCGAAAAACGCGAGGCGCTGGGCCGCGTCAGCGCCGCTTCATTAGATCAGCTCTTTCATGCACGCATCGATCCGAAAGAGAAGTACGAAGTTGCCTGCAAGGGTTTGAACGCGTCGCCCGGAGCGGCCGCCGGGCAAGCCGTCTTTGACGCCGACACCGCCGAGAGTTGGGGAACCGCGGGCAAAGCTGTCGTCCTGGTGCGCGTCGAGACGAATCCCAACGACGTGCACGGCATGTTTGCCGCGCGCGGCGTGCTGACCGCAAAGGGTGGCGCGACGTCGCACGCTGCCGTCGTCGCGCGCGGAATGGGCAAGCCCTGCGTTGCCGGTTGCGAAGCGCTGCTTATCGACACGGCCAAAAAGCGTGCGACCCTTGGAAAGGCCGCGATAAAACAGGGTGATTGGATCACGATCGACGGCACGACCGGGGACGTCATCGCAAGCGAACTCAAGCTGATCGACCCGCCGTCGCAGTTGCCGGATTGGCTAGCCACGTTCTTGAGTTGGGCCGACGAGGAGCGCAAGCTCGAGGTTTGGGCCAACGCCGATACGCCGCCGGATGCGATCAAGGCGCGCGAGTTGGGCGCCACCGGTATCGGTCTCTGCCGCACGGAGCATATGTTCATGCAGCAAGAGCGGCTGCCGATCGTTCAGGAGATGATTCTCTCCGACACGCCGGAAGCGCGCGCGGAAGCGCTTGCCAAATTGTTGCCGTTCCAGCGCGAGGACTTTCTCGGAATCTTGGAAGCGATGCAGGGCCTGCCGGTAACGATCCGGCTGCTCGACCCGCCCCTGCACGAGTTTTTGCCCTCGCTTCAGGACCTGTTGGTCGAGACGACCGAGCTGCGTTTAAAGAAGGGCAAGAAGTCGTCGAAGTACTTAAAGAAAATGGCCGTGCTCAAGCGCGTGCAGCAGTTGCACGAGCAAAATCCGATGCTCGGCTTGCGCGTCTGCCGGCTGGGAATTCTCTACCCGGAGATCTACGCGATGCAAGTGCGCGCGATCTTCGAAGCGGCTTGCGAATTGAAGAATCGCGGCATCAACGTCCGGCCGGAAGTGATGATTCCCGGCGTCGGCACCAAAGAAGAGATGCAGTTTACGGGCGACGCCGCGCGCGCGGCTGCGGAAGAAGTGATGGCCGAGCGCGGTGTGAAGGTTCCTTATCACGTCGGCACGATGATCGAGTTGCCGCGTGCCTGCACTGTCGCGGACGAGTTGGCCGAACATGCCGAGTTCTTTTCGTTCGGCACCAACGACCTGACGCAGACGACGTACGGCTACAGCCGCGACGATGCCGAAGCGTCGTTTATTCCGCGTTATCTCGAGCTCAAGATCCTCAAAGACGATCCGTTTCAGGTGTTGGACCGCCAGGGCGTCGGTTCGCTGATGCAGGACGCCGTGCGCCGCGGGCGGGAGAAACAGAAGGATATGAAGATCGGCATTTGCGGCGAGCACGGCGGCGATCCGTCGAGCGTGGCATTTTGTCACGGCCTCGGGTTGAACTACGTTTCGTGTTCGCCATACCGCGTGCCGATCGCGCGTCTCGCCGCCGCGCAAGCCGCGCTCGGTTCTCTGAAGTAA
- a CDS encoding KGG domain-containing protein, which translates to MNTPNGPLKKAGGMTVREAGQKGGETVKKKYGPEFYEQIGRKGGQATKNAHGHAFYEQIGKKGGKKGGEATRDRYGPSFYEAIGQKGGQKVKQLIEEGKRAAAAAEEQKKAS; encoded by the coding sequence ATGAACACCCCAAACGGCCCGCTCAAGAAAGCCGGCGGCATGACCGTCCGCGAAGCCGGGCAAAAAGGCGGCGAAACCGTCAAGAAAAAGTACGGCCCGGAGTTTTACGAGCAGATCGGCCGCAAGGGCGGCCAGGCTACGAAAAACGCCCACGGCCACGCCTTTTACGAGCAGATCGGTAAGAAGGGCGGCAAAAAGGGCGGCGAAGCAACGCGCGACCGCTATGGGCCAAGCTTCTACGAGGCGATCGGGCAAAAAGGCGGCCAAAAAGTTAAGCAACTCATCGAAGAGGGCAAACGCGCTGCTGCAGCCGCCGAAGAGCAAAAGAAAGCCAGCTAA
- a CDS encoding HD domain-containing protein — translation MKRIYDPVHHFIELEPAEARLLDTPALQRLRRLRQLGLAYLAFPSAEHSRFGHALGALAVGTRAFDELVRHGRQFFTNDVDISYQRRLVRAALILHDVGHGPFSHACEAVLGVRHEDRTRAILERPEIQAHLADLDVDSQHVGDLILGKPQAQFGVLAELVSGPNLDADRMDYLQRDAYFTGVAGGRYDADQLLSSLRIFEVEGKAVMGIDRRGVVALESFLLARYMMFASVYFHHTTRMFERILQQALTELWPDPHALDSIDEFLRWDDFRVLNELRDRDTTAARALRERVRLYALAAEFNAEKDLRAFERCEKALRKAYGDAVWADEQTQLMHRLPLQADPKAPTVWVSTSSGAVVDAREASDLIAKLSGKAYWRKLFVERARVDVTEARQICRVATHS, via the coding sequence ATGAAGCGAATTTACGATCCGGTCCATCATTTCATCGAGCTGGAGCCAGCCGAGGCTCGTCTTTTGGACACGCCGGCGCTGCAGCGCCTGCGGCGGCTTAGGCAGCTCGGCCTGGCGTACCTCGCTTTTCCCTCCGCCGAACATTCGCGCTTCGGACACGCGCTGGGAGCGCTCGCTGTAGGGACGCGCGCATTCGACGAGCTGGTCCGTCACGGGCGCCAATTCTTTACAAACGATGTCGACATCAGCTATCAGCGGCGGCTCGTGCGCGCGGCTCTGATCTTGCACGACGTCGGACACGGTCCGTTCAGCCACGCGTGCGAAGCCGTCCTCGGCGTGCGACACGAAGATCGCACCCGAGCTATTCTCGAGCGTCCCGAGATTCAAGCGCACCTGGCCGATCTCGACGTCGACTCACAACACGTCGGCGATCTCATTCTGGGCAAGCCGCAGGCGCAGTTTGGCGTGCTGGCGGAGCTCGTCAGCGGCCCCAACCTCGACGCCGATCGCATGGACTACCTGCAGCGCGATGCGTACTTTACCGGCGTCGCGGGCGGAAGATATGATGCCGACCAGCTGCTGAGTTCGCTCCGCATCTTCGAAGTCGAAGGGAAAGCCGTTATGGGCATCGACCGCCGCGGCGTCGTCGCGCTCGAATCGTTTCTGCTGGCGCGCTATATGATGTTTGCCTCGGTCTATTTTCATCACACGACGCGCATGTTCGAACGGATCTTGCAGCAGGCATTAACGGAGCTGTGGCCCGACCCGCACGCATTGGATTCGATCGACGAATTCTTGCGCTGGGACGACTTTCGCGTGCTCAACGAACTCCGCGACCGCGACACGACTGCCGCGCGGGCGCTGCGCGAGCGCGTGCGGCTCTATGCGCTTGCCGCCGAATTCAATGCCGAGAAGGACTTGCGCGCATTCGAGCGCTGCGAAAAGGCGCTCCGCAAAGCTTACGGCGATGCCGTGTGGGCGGACGAGCAGACGCAGCTCATGCACCGTCTGCCGCTGCAAGCCGATCCCAAAGCGCCGACCGTCTGGGTAAGCACGAGTTCGGGAGCGGTCGTTGACGCGCGCGAAGCGTCGGATTTAATCGCAAAACTTTCCGGCAAAGCTTACTGGCGCAAACTTTTCGTCGAGCGTGCGCGCGTCGACGTTACCGAAGCGCGCCAGATTTGCCGCGTGGCGACGCACTCATGA
- the dnaG gene encoding DNA primase — protein MPVDQGAISEIRARIDIGSFIGSYVQLRKRGNDLVGLCPFHNEKTPSFHVHPDKGFFKCFGCDAAGDVFTFVERHENLKFPDALRMLAQRAGVELEPENPQATRARNEREAIHEANRIATAFFERMLRTPAGAKARAYCEGRGLSEATIEKFHLGYAPDEWEALAGELRRNNIDHALAAKGGLLKRGERGFYDFYRGRLMVPTYSTTGEVIAFGGRTLGDGEPKYLNTSTTPAYEKGRHLFALNIARRAAARDRTLIVVEGYLDCIALHQAGFENAVAALGTSFTQEQAKELRKYADGIFLCFDADTAGKSAADKAIETAAQVIEHAGSGVRIVELPEGADPDGFVREHGAEAFATLLKNAKPAIEFRLEREVARLQAGFSSPAVIAREAETLIRRLIPKAEWDRWRVWIAQRLQLNVDELRNSRFFANSANFAPRQLPVTGHRTRSVHPSSFERDVLAIVIEDPSLLREFKDRIPQERFRNEVYRRIYDRLAAAAERLNQTADVFSLFTDDNETLALLSGLSQRDRSSTPPYTDSDERRAHLERVVERLQLDDQRERYQELSRRIDELATAGQNISTELRGEYDALVSKLKK, from the coding sequence ATGCCGGTCGACCAGGGAGCCATCAGCGAGATTCGCGCTCGCATCGACATCGGGAGTTTCATCGGCTCCTACGTTCAGCTGCGCAAGCGCGGAAACGATCTGGTCGGCCTCTGCCCGTTTCACAACGAGAAGACGCCGTCGTTTCACGTGCATCCCGACAAGGGCTTTTTCAAGTGCTTCGGCTGCGACGCCGCCGGCGACGTCTTCACATTTGTCGAGCGCCATGAAAATCTGAAGTTTCCGGACGCGTTGCGCATGCTGGCGCAGCGCGCCGGCGTGGAACTGGAACCCGAAAATCCGCAAGCCACGCGCGCGCGCAACGAACGCGAAGCAATTCATGAGGCCAACCGCATCGCCACGGCGTTTTTCGAGCGCATGCTGCGTACCCCGGCGGGCGCCAAGGCCCGCGCATACTGCGAAGGACGCGGGCTGTCCGAAGCCACGATAGAGAAATTCCATCTGGGTTACGCGCCCGACGAATGGGAAGCGCTGGCGGGCGAACTCCGGCGCAACAATATCGATCATGCACTTGCGGCCAAGGGCGGTTTGCTTAAGCGCGGCGAGCGCGGGTTCTACGATTTCTATCGCGGCCGCTTGATGGTGCCGACGTACTCGACGACCGGCGAGGTAATCGCCTTCGGCGGACGCACGCTCGGCGATGGTGAGCCCAAATATTTGAATACGTCGACGACGCCCGCGTATGAGAAAGGCCGCCATCTCTTCGCTTTGAATATCGCGCGGCGCGCGGCCGCGCGCGATCGCACACTGATCGTCGTTGAGGGCTATCTCGACTGCATCGCGCTGCACCAAGCCGGTTTCGAAAACGCGGTGGCGGCGCTCGGTACGTCGTTCACGCAAGAGCAAGCCAAAGAGCTGCGCAAATATGCCGACGGCATCTTTTTGTGCTTCGATGCGGACACAGCCGGAAAGTCGGCCGCCGACAAAGCCATCGAGACCGCCGCGCAAGTCATCGAACATGCCGGCTCGGGCGTTCGCATCGTGGAACTGCCTGAAGGCGCCGATCCGGACGGTTTCGTGCGCGAACACGGCGCCGAAGCATTCGCGACGCTGCTCAAGAACGCCAAGCCGGCGATCGAATTCCGCTTGGAGCGCGAGGTTGCGCGGCTGCAGGCCGGCTTCTCGTCGCCCGCGGTTATCGCGCGCGAGGCCGAGACGCTGATCCGGCGGCTCATTCCCAAGGCGGAGTGGGACCGCTGGCGCGTGTGGATCGCCCAGCGCCTGCAGCTCAACGTCGACGAACTGCGCAACAGCCGCTTTTTCGCCAACAGCGCAAACTTCGCGCCGCGCCAGTTGCCCGTCACCGGGCACCGCACGCGCAGCGTGCACCCCTCGTCGTTCGAGCGCGACGTCCTGGCGATCGTTATCGAGGATCCGTCGCTTCTGCGCGAGTTTAAGGACCGGATTCCGCAAGAGCGGTTTCGCAACGAGGTCTACCGGCGGATTTACGACCGCCTGGCCGCCGCCGCGGAGCGCTTGAACCAGACGGCGGACGTATTCTCACTCTTTACAGACGATAATGAAACCTTGGCCCTGCTTTCGGGGTTGAGTCAGCGGGACCGGAGTTCAACGCCGCCTTATACAGACTCTGACGAGCGGCGAGCCCACTTGGAACGGGTAGTCGAACGGCTGCAGCTCGACGATCAGCGGGAACGCTATCAGGAGCTGTCGCGCCGAATAGATGAACTGGCTACCGCCGGGCAAAACATTAGCACGGAGCTGCGCGGCGAGTACGACGCCCTGGTCTCCAAGCTCAAAAAATAA